Proteins from one Parasteatoda tepidariorum isolate YZ-2023 chromosome 4, CAS_Ptep_4.0, whole genome shotgun sequence genomic window:
- the LOC139425465 gene encoding uncharacterized protein, giving the protein MEKEKLNRSKRAVKGTITKLETYIDQTKEHNHTELEVKLKRVEQLYKKVDELKEHYYGLKDITDPEVTEVETDLEGTVDRLEALEVRIKDILNSLIIKPSIINCENEISQADSKTKLEIKLPEIPLPVFHGKFDEWPNFKSQFDNIITKNNDLNDSQKLHYLKASLLGDAKRLETVDDSFESLLKALENRFENKRLLTETYINQILEIEKLTNESAGDIRNMVDILKKNIRALKLLNFDRNNLSDILLLNIILKKVDRETRKQYEQTIASNEIPELDNFLEFLEKRSQILDSISRTASSSIYKHKQAVNKSKSFLNSNNNPNSCVICKLPHMIYKCNTFQNMKVSDRFNEIKRLNLCINCLKNNHKVKDCKSNNSCFVCKKRHNTLLHIYEISSPPPTSSVSTMPGADQTTVSQVHDSFPQEHSNTFSNYLVSKKKQNILLPTAVVYIRNELGDYYPCRAILDSASHLSFCKQNLANNLMLKKEKINASVSGLSDISVNIKQKVTTAIKNNSGSFSTSLEFLIVPSITNLTIINPVEVSNIKIPSDINLADPEFNTQKEVELIIGCELFFEILKPNQLRSPCSNWLFQETVFGYIVVGSSDNSTNRAYCGLTLSSDINSESLDKQLQAFWNIETVEEPSVEHSVEFELCETQHKNTHYRNHEGRYIVQLPLKEDPSSLGDSKAVAEMRLNQLWKKFSKDEELQSLYKLFLMEYADLQHMQLVVEPLDKTASYFLPHHGVLRPDSKTTKLRVVFNASSKTTSGLSLNDILYKGGTIQQDLFSILLRFRQHVYVFTTDISKMFRQILIHPDHRNLQLILWKNSVSDPVQTFKLNTVTYGTSCAPYLATRTIKQLAIDEGDSFPLAAAVIIRDTFMGDILLGSSDFQEFQLLQEQLGDLFKKAGMNLHKWCTNAPKFLNSIPLEDQAYDFSCEPPNTIKSLGVIWNPNLDYFTFKVDVNIHDSYTKRKVLSTISRLFDPLGFLGPILTKAKLFLQKLWILRLKWDEPLPDSMAKDWQCFVSTLPAIENMQIPRHVGEKSGIVIHGFSDASAVAYGAVLYMQSISGAT; this is encoded by the coding sequence atggaaaaagaaaaactaaatagatCGAAGCGTGCCGTCAAAGGTACCATAACAAAGCTAGAAACATACATTGACCAGACGAAGGAACATAACCATACTGAATTAGAGGTCAAGCTGAAGCGTGTGGAACAATTGTATAAAAAAGTTGATGAATTAAAGGAGCATTATTATGGGCTAAAAGACATAACTGACCCTGAGGTAACTGAAGTAGAAACGGACTTGGAGGGAACAGTAGACAGACTCGAAGCTCTGGAGGTAAGAATTAAAGATATTCTTAACTCTTTGATAATTAAACCTTCaataattaattgtgaaaatgaaatatctcaGGCTGATTcgaaaacaaaactagaaattaAACTACCCGAGATACCACTACCGGTATTTCATGGTAAATTTGACGAATGGCCCAATTTTAAATCGCAATTTGATAACATTATAactaaaaacaatgatttaaatgaCTCTCAAAAACTGCATTATTTGAAAGCGTCATTGCTGGGCGACGCTAAACGTCTGGAAACTGTTGACGATTCTTTTGAATCACTTTTAAAAGCATTAGAAAATAGATTTGAGAATAAACGTCTCCTGACTGAGACttacataaatcaaattttggaaattgaaaaacttacaaATGAATCAGCTGGAGATATTAGAAACATggtagatattttaaagaaaaatatcagagCTTTGAAGCTTCTAAATTTTGATCGTAATAATTTATCTGACATACTTCTGCTtaacatcattttgaaaaaggtagATCGAGAAACTAGAAAACAATATGAACAAACGATCGCATCAAATGAAATACCAGAACTGGAtaactttttagaatttttagaaaaaagaagccAAATTCTTGATAGTATTAGTCGAACAGCTTCTTcttcaatttataaacataagcAAGCTGTTAATAAGAGTAAATCTTTCCTGAATTCGAATAATAATCCTAACTCTTGTGTAATCTGTAAATTACCACACATGATTTATAAGTgcaatacttttcaaaatatgaaggtTTCGGatagatttaatgaaataaaacgatTAAATTTGTGTATTAATTGCTTAAAGAATAATCACAAAGTTAAAGACTGTAAATCGAATAATTCTTGCTTCGTTTGTAAAAAACGCCATAACACTTTACTGCATATTTATGAGATTTCTTCCCCGCCTCCTACCTCCTCAGTTTCTACGATGCCAGGCGCCGATCAAACAACTGTCTCGCAAGTGCATGATTCATTCCCACAAGAACATTCGAAcactttttctaattatttagtatcaaaaaagaaacaaaatattctctTGCCTACTGCAGTTGTTTATATTAGAAATGAATTGGGAGACTATTATCCATGCAGAGCGATTTTGGATTCCGCTTCTCATCTTTCTTTctgtaaacaaaatttagcTAATAACTTAAtgttgaaaaaggaaaaaataaatgcttctgTTTCTGGATTGAGCGATATTTCGGTAAATATCAAACAAAAGGTAACCActgcaattaaaaacaatagtggaagtttttcaacatctttagaatttttaattgttcctTCGATTACAAATTTGACGATAATTAATCCGGTTGAAGTATCTAATATAAAGAttccatcggacattaatttgGCTGATCCAGAGTTTAACACACAAAAAGAAGTAGAATTAATTATAGGTTGCGagctcttttttgaaattttaaagccaaATCAGCTTCGATCGCCATGTAGTAATTGGTTGTTTCAAGAAACTGTTTTTGGTTACATAGTCGTAGGGAGCTCCGATAATAGTACAAATAGAGCATATTGTGGATTAACGCTTAGTTCAGATATAAATTCGGAAAGCCTTGATAAACAGCTACAAGCATTTTGGAATATAGAAACTGTTGAGGAGCCCTCTGTTGAACATAGTGTCGAATTTGAGTTATGCGAAACTCAACATAAAAATACTCATTATCGAAATCATGAAGGGCGTTACATAGTACAGTTGCCTTTGAAGGAGGATCCCTCTTCGCTCGGTGATTCTAAAGCCGTTGCCGAAATGCGTTTAAAtcaattatggaaaaaattctcGAAGGATGAGGAGTTGCAATccctttataaattattcttaatggAATATGCTGACTTGCAGCATATGCAATTAGTTGTAGAACCTCTTGATAAAACcgcttcatattttttacctcATCATGGAGTACTTCGCCCAGATAGTAAAACCACTAAGTTGAGGGTGGTATTTAACGCTTCCTCCAAAACGACATCCGGTCtttctttaaatgatattttgtacAAGGGCGGTACTATTcaacaagatttattttcaatacttttacgATTCAGGCAACATGTATATGTGTTCACTACTgacatttctaaaatgtttaggCAAATTTTGATTCACCCTGATCATCGAAATTTACAGTTGATATTATGGAAGAACAGCGTGAGTGACCCAGTGCAAACCTTCAAACTGAACACTGTTACATACGGAACTTCTTGTGCACCCTACTTAGCAACCAGAACTATTAAACAATTAGCCATTGATGAGGGAGATAGCTTTCCCTTAGCCGCTGCTGTAATAATTAGAGACACTTTTATGGGTGACATTTTGTTAGGTAGTTCAGACTTTCAAGAATTTCAATTACTACAAGAACAATTAGGGGACCTGTTTAAAAAAGCGGGTATGAACTTACATAAGTGGTGCACTAATGCtccaaaatttcttaattctaTACCATTAGAAGACCAAGCATATGATTTCTCTTGTGAGCCACCTAATACCATTAAATCCCTTGGGGTTATCTGGAACccaaatttagattattttactttcaaggTAGATGTAAATATACATGACTCTTACACCAAACGAAAGGTCTTATCCACCATCTCACGCTTGTTTGACCCCCTTGGATTTCTTGGTCCCATACTAACCAAGGCTAAATTGTTTCTCCAGAAACTCTGGATACTCAGATTGAAATGGGATGAACCGCTTCCAGATTCAATGGCTAAGGACTGGCAGTGTTTTGTTTCTACTCTACCTGCTATTGAAAACATGCAAATTCCTCGTCACGTGGGGGAGAAGAGTGGAATCGTGATTCACGGCTTCTCCGATGCATCAGCCGTTGCGTATGGAGCAGTTCTGTACATGCAATCAATTTCGGGAGCAACATAA